The window GCCACTCCGTCGGGCCGTCTCCAGGATGAGCTGGCTGATGTCTTTCAAGGTGTTGAAGGTTTTGACCAAGATGACATCCTCAAACTGAATAACATCTACAAGCGGTGCTGGGATCAATTGTTCAACTAACCCCTCTTGTCGCCTGTTTCCCAACCTGAAAAAAGCAGTTCCCCCGACGGCCAATCCGTCGGGGGAACTTTTCGCATGCAACAGGAGTCACGAGAGTGTGAGGTCGTAACCCGGTCCTTTTTTTCGACGAACCTAGTCGTTCAGAGCTTCGTAGACGTTGCCCACCAGCTTCTCGCTGGGAGTCAGGGTCTTGCCGCCCGGGGTCCACTTGGCGGGGCAGGCTTCTTCCGGGTGATCCTTCAGGTAGTGGTTTGCTTCCATCTTGCGGGTCAGCTCGTCGGCGTTACGACCCACGTTGTAGAAGTTGATCTCGGAGGAGACCAGCAGACCTTCGGGATTAATGATGAAGGTGCCGCGCAGGGCCAGGCCGGTGTCGTAATCCCAGACATCGAAGAAGCGAGACACTTCGCCGGTGGGATCGGCGGCCATCTTGTATTTCACGTCAGCCAGCAGGCGTTCGTCGTTCTTCCAGGCCAGGTGAGTGAACTTGGTGTCGGTGGACACGGAGATCACCTCGGCGCCGAGATCAGTCAGTTCCTTGTGCTTGGCAGCCAGATCAGCCAGCTCGGTGGGGCAGACAAAGGTGAAGTCTGCCGGGTAGAAGAAGAGGATGGCCCACTTGCCTTCCTTGCGGATGGCGCCCAAGTCCACTTCGTTGAACCCGCCCTCAGTGGGGTCAAAGGATTCCATCTTGAACTCAGGCACAGGCTGGCCTACTTTGGCGAATTCAGGGAAAAGTTCTTCGTTATTATTCTCGATGCTCATAGTAAACTCCATATATGAAAACAGTTTAATTTCTAATTGCGAATGATTGCCGTTTTCAAGAAGCTATACACGAGTGCTGTTGGCGTCAAGAAGAAAATGCAAATTATTATCACTTTGAGACAATGGCTCGTGTGGTGTATAGGTGGGGTCTTGCCAGAAAGGGTTGTCATTCTTATTTCTGGTAGATTGACCAAACGACACATCAGGACTGCTCCCAAGGGGCAGGCCTTACATAATGCAATCAATAT of the Pseudodesulfovibrio sp. zrk46 genome contains:
- a CDS encoding redoxin domain-containing protein, which gives rise to MSIENNNEELFPEFAKVGQPVPEFKMESFDPTEGGFNEVDLGAIRKEGKWAILFFYPADFTFVCPTELADLAAKHKELTDLGAEVISVSTDTKFTHLAWKNDERLLADVKYKMAADPTGEVSRFFDVWDYDTGLALRGTFIINPEGLLVSSEINFYNVGRNADELTRKMEANHYLKDHPEEACPAKWTPGGKTLTPSEKLVGNVYEALND